From the Mycoplasma putrefaciens KS1 genome, the window AATAATATCTAAGTGTAATTCACCCATACCAGCAATAATTGTTTGACCTGTTTCTTCATCTGTATAAGTTCTAAATGTTGGATCTTCTTCAGCCAACTTATTTAAAGCAATACTCATTTTTTCTTGATCAGCTTTAGTTTTTGGTTCTAAAGCTAATTGAATAACTGGTTCAGGAAAGACCATTGACTCTAAAATAATTTCTTGCTTTTCATCACATAATGTGTCACCAGTTGTAGTATTTTTCAATCCAACTGCTGCAGCAATATCTCCAGCATAAACTTCTTCAATTTCAGTACGATTATTAGCATGCATTTGTAAAATACGTCCAACACGTTCTTTTTGTTGTTTAGTTGAGTTTAAAACATAACTTCCTTTTGTAAGGATACCTGAATAAACTCTAAAGAATGTTAATTTTCCAACAAACGGATCAGTCATAACTTTAAATGCTAATGCTGAAAATGGTTCAGTATCACTTGCGTGTCTTTCAGTTTCTTCACCTGTTGGTAAAATTCCTTTGATTGCTGGAATATCTAATGGAGATGGTAAATAATCAACAACAGCGTCTAATAATAATTTAACACCTTTATTTTTAAATGCAGAACCAGCTAAAACTGGGAAGAAATCAGCATTTATAACACCTTTACGAATTGCTGATTTTAACTCATCAATACTAATTTCTGCACCATCTAAAAATTTCATCATTAACTGTTCATCATACTCAACAGCAACTTCAATTAATTGGTTTCTTAATTCTTGGGCTTGTTCTAATAGCTCAGCAGGAATCTCTATTTGCTTAGCAACTTCTTCTGGTTTTCCATCAAATTCATAAGCTTTCATTTCTACTAAGTCAATAAGACCTGTGAAGTTTTCTTCAGCTCCGATTGGTAATTGAATAGGTGCTGCTTTTGCTCCTAATCTTTCTCCAATACTTTTTACTGAATAAATAAAATCAGCACCAGTTTTGTCCATTTTATTAACAAAAACGATACGAGGAACTTGATAATTAGTTGCTTGTCTTCAAACAGTTTCAGTTTGAGGTTCAACTCCTGATTGTCCATCTAAAACAGCTACAGCTCCATCTAAAACTCTTAAAGAACGTTCAACTTCAACAGTAAAATCAACGTGACCTGGAGTATCGATAATATTAAACCTTGTGTTTTTTCAGAACGCAGTTGTTGCAGCAGAAGTAATAGTAATACCACGTTCTTGTTCTTGAGCCATTCAATCCATTTGTGAAGCTCCTTCATGAGTTTCACCTATTTTATGAATTTTTCCAGTATGTAATAAAATACGTTCTGTAGTAGTGGTTTTACCAGCATCAATATGAGCCATAATACCAATATTACGAGTATTTAATAAACTATATTCTCTTGCCACGATAGCATTTCCTTTCTAAAATTATCAGCGATAGTGTGCAAATGCTTTGTTAGCTTCTGCCATTTTGTGAGTATCTTCACGTTTTTTAACTGATCCACCTGTGTTATTTGATGCATCTATAATTTCGTTAGCTAACTTCACTGTCATTACTTTTTCATTTCTTAATCTTGCATAATTGATTAATCAACGTAATGCTAAAGTAATTTGTCTTTCATCTGAAACTTCAACAGGAACTTGATAATTAGCTCCTCCAATACGACGAACTTTTAATTCTAAATGAGGTTTAATATTTTCAATAGCTTTATTAAATACTTCAATTGGCTCTTGACCAGTTTTTTCTTTAATAATGTCAAAAGCATCATAAATAATTGATTGAGCAATCCCTCTTTTACCATCTCACATGATTTTGTTGATAGCACGAGTTACTAATTTTGAATTATAAACTGGATCTGCTAGAACATCTCTTTTTTCAGCTCTATTCTTACGCATCTTGTATAACTCCTTTCTTTTTAATTTATTAATTTGCTACTTAAATGTGTCTTGTTTGTCTTTCACACGGTTTAAAATTAACTAATTTTAATTACTTTTTAGCTTTAGGTTTTTTAACTCCATACAACGAGCGACCTTGTTTACGATTATTAACTCCTTGAGTATCTAAAGTTCCACGAATAATGTGATAACGTACTCCCGGTAAATCTTTAACACGACCTCCACGGATTAAAACAACACTGTGTTCTTGTAAATTATGTCCTTCTCCAGGGATGTATGCGTTAACTTCCATTCCATTAGTTAATCTAACACGAGCATATTTACGTAATGCTGAATTAGGTTTTTTAGGTGTCATTGTAGCAACACGAGTACATACTCCACGTTTTTGAGGTGAAGAAATCTTAGTTACTTTTTTCTTTAAAGAGTTTATCCCTCTATTTAAAGCAGGTGCTTTAGTTTTTCATGTCTTATCTTTACGGTTTACTTTAACTAATTGATTAATTGTTGGCATCTGTCTTCCTCCTTTCACACTTCCGTGTGTATCGAATTAACACTTTTAATATTATATAACTTATATAACAAAAAATCTCTATTACAATTAAATTTTTATCAATGTCTTTTTAATATCTATTAAACAAATAATTTAATAACTTTATCAAAACTAGACCTAGCTATTTTTTTCTTATTCATTAATTAGTTTCATTGCAAAACTGATCATCTGTAAGATAAACAATCTTGAAGTTCTTATTAAATTATTGTTATAAACTTTAATATTTCTAAATAGTTATATAAGTTATTTAACTTATCAGAATCATTTCTAATTTGATCATTTTTAATTAACACTGTTGAGATTTCTCTAATAAAAGTTTCAATTGAACTATCTAAATTCTTATAAACTTTATTAAGATCTAATTTTTCAAAATCATTTAAAAGATCATTTAACTTAGTTTGAGAAATTAAATAATCTTTATATTCAAACTTAATAATTATTGCTAAATTGATTAAACTAGTTACTTTTATGTAGTTAGATTTATCTTTAATT encodes:
- the fusA gene encoding elongation factor G; this encodes MAREYSLLNTRNIGIMAHIDAGKTTTTERILLHTGKIHKIGETHEGASQMDWMAQEQERGITITSAATTAFWKNTRFNIIDTPGHVDFTVEVERSLRVLDGAVAVLDGQSGVEPQTETVWRQATNYQVPRIVFVNKMDKTGADFIYSVKSIGERLGAKAAPIQLPIGAEENFTGLIDLVEMKAYEFDGKPEEVAKQIEIPAELLEQAQELRNQLIEVAVEYDEQLMMKFLDGAEISIDELKSAIRKGVINADFFPVLAGSAFKNKGVKLLLDAVVDYLPSPLDIPAIKGILPTGEETERHASDTEPFSALAFKVMTDPFVGKLTFFRVYSGILTKGSYVLNSTKQQKERVGRILQMHANNRTEIEEVYAGDIAAAVGLKNTTTGDTLCDEKQEIILESMVFPEPVIQLALEPKTKADQEKMSIALNKLAEEDPTFRTYTDEETGQTIIAGMGELHLDIIVDRMRREFNVETNVGAPQVSYRETVKLPGKSEGKYIKQSGGRGSYGHVVIEFEPNPDKGFEWVDKITGGRISKEYINAARAGLENALQNGVIAGYPMIDVKATIVDGSMHDVDSNEMAYKIAASLALKEAVKKMNPVVLEPIMNVEVTVPDEYYGDVMGNISSKRGLIEGSEQRGNAQTVKSKVPLTEMFGYATELRSFTQGRGNYTMIFSHYAEAPKSIAEEIIKKSGK
- the rpsL gene encoding 30S ribosomal protein S12 yields the protein MPTINQLVKVNRKDKTWKTKAPALNRGINSLKKKVTKISSPQKRGVCTRVATMTPKKPNSALRKYARVRLTNGMEVNAYIPGEGHNLQEHSVVLIRGGRVKDLPGVRYHIIRGTLDTQGVNNRKQGRSLYGVKKPKAKK
- the rpsG gene encoding 30S ribosomal protein S7, giving the protein MRKNRAEKRDVLADPVYNSKLVTRAINKIMWDGKRGIAQSIIYDAFDIIKEKTGQEPIEVFNKAIENIKPHLELKVRRIGGANYQVPVEVSDERQITLALRWLINYARLRNEKVMTVKLANEIIDASNNTGGSVKKREDTHKMAEANKAFAHYRW